The following are encoded in a window of Bradyrhizobium guangdongense genomic DNA:
- a CDS encoding sugar ABC transporter substrate-binding protein, with product MSGTKDFSTTRRDLLQAAATAGAATAILGSMGINPALAAEVGRSEKPLKAAFSNAGLQATWCAQGKQAAEFWGKLFNVEVTWFDGQLDAVKQRAAIDNMASQKWDFVAIQAFGIGTLTQPVQKMIDAGTPVIDMDTLIAPLDQINVHSFLAPDNEFMGASVTQALCNAMGGKGKIIMTQGALGHTGAQGRAKGFNSVVKQFPGIEVLDTQPADWDVSKTARLWETYLTKYPQIDAAFFHNDDMALAAANIMKAHNRTNILIGGVDAMPPAIQAVSEGRMFATVRNPSCRIHGGAIIAGVAAVVGGEKSGQGIPKNVVTDGPVVTKTNAPGMQWMEDHFLI from the coding sequence ATGTCCGGGACGAAAGATTTCTCGACGACGAGGCGCGATCTTCTTCAGGCGGCTGCGACCGCCGGCGCCGCGACTGCCATCCTCGGCAGCATGGGCATAAACCCGGCACTTGCCGCCGAAGTCGGACGGAGCGAGAAGCCGCTGAAGGCGGCGTTCTCCAACGCAGGCCTCCAGGCCACCTGGTGCGCACAGGGCAAGCAGGCAGCGGAATTCTGGGGCAAGCTGTTCAATGTCGAAGTCACCTGGTTCGACGGCCAGCTCGACGCCGTGAAGCAGCGCGCGGCGATCGACAACATGGCCTCGCAGAAATGGGATTTCGTCGCGATCCAGGCCTTCGGCATCGGCACGCTCACCCAACCCGTGCAGAAGATGATCGACGCCGGCACGCCCGTCATCGACATGGATACGCTGATTGCACCGCTCGACCAGATCAACGTCCACTCCTTCCTCGCTCCCGACAACGAATTCATGGGCGCCTCGGTGACACAGGCGCTGTGCAACGCGATGGGCGGCAAGGGCAAGATCATCATGACCCAGGGCGCGCTCGGCCACACCGGCGCGCAAGGAAGAGCCAAGGGCTTCAACTCGGTGGTCAAGCAATTCCCTGGCATCGAGGTGCTCGACACCCAGCCGGCCGATTGGGACGTCTCCAAAACGGCGCGGCTGTGGGAAACTTATCTGACGAAGTATCCGCAGATCGACGCCGCGTTCTTCCACAACGACGACATGGCGCTGGCCGCCGCCAACATCATGAAAGCCCACAACCGCACCAACATCCTGATCGGCGGTGTGGATGCGATGCCGCCCGCGATCCAGGCGGTCAGCGAGGGCCGGATGTTCGCGACCGTCCGCAATCCGTCCTGCCGCATCCACGGCGGCGCGATCATCGCCGGCGTCGCGGCTGTGGTCGGCGGCGAGAAGAGCGGCCAGGGTATCCCCAAGAACGTCGTCACCGACGGTCCTGTCGTGACCAAGACCAATGCCCCCGGGATGCAGTGGATGGAAGACCATTTCCTGATCTGA